agagttcctgggtatgaaatccccgaacgtttttttcattttttttataaatgtctttgatgacgtcatatccggcttttcgtgaaagttgaggcggcactgtcacgccctcatttttcaaccaaattggttgaaattttggtcaagtaatcttcgacgaagcccgggtttcggtattgcatttcagcttggtggcttaaaaattaattaatgactttggtcattaaaaatctgaaaattgtaaaaaaaaataaaaatttataaaacgatccaaatttacgtttatcttattctccatcatttgctgattccaaaaacatataaatatgttatattcggattaaaaacaagctctgaaaattaaatatataaaaattattatcaaaattaaattgtccaaatcaatttaaaaacactttcatcttattccttgtcggttcctgattccaaaaacatatagatatgatatgtttggattaaaaacacgctcagaaagttaaaacaaagagaggtacagaaaagcgtgctatccttcttagcgcaactactaccccgctcttcttgtcaatttcactgcctttgccatgagcggtggactgacgatgctacgagtatacggtcttgctgaaaaatggcagctacttgactaaatattgtattttcgccttacgcgacttgtttatatttagtcaagttttgactaaatattttaacatcgagggggaatcgaaacgagggtcgtggtgtatgtgtgtctgtctgtgcgtgtgtgtgtgtgtgtgtgtgtgtgtgtgtgtgtgtagagcgattcagactaaactactggaccgatctttatgaaattttacatgagagttcctgggtatgaaatccccgaacgtttttttcattttttttataaatgtctttgatgacgtcatatccggcttttcgtgaaagttgaggcggcactgtcacgccctcatttttcaaccaaattggttgaaattttggtcaagtaatcttcgacgaagcccggacttcggtattgcatttcagcttggtggcttaaaaattaattaatgactttggtcattaaaaatctgaaaattgtaaaaaaaaaaaaaaatttataaaacgatccaaatttacgtttatcttattctccatcatttgctgattccaaaaacatataaatatgttatattcggattaaaaacaagctctgaaaattaaatatataaaaattattatcaaaattaaattgtccaaatcaatttaaaaacactttcatcttattccttttcggttcctgattccaaaaacatatagatatgatatgtttggattaaaaacacgctcagaaagttaaacaaagagaggtacagaaaagcgtgctatccttcttagcgcaactactaccccgctcttcttgtcaatttcactgcctatgccgtgagcggtggactacgagtatacggtcttgctgcgttgcattgcgttcagtttcattctgtgagttcgacagctacttgactaaatattgtattttcgccttacgcgacttgttttcatctcccagcactgaaaatttttttgccaagtggtgtctgtctgtgaacattgttctagaattcatcttttagcacaatattagcgacactgtttggacaattctattaaaattaggcgtacaaactgattttgtttcggggaatcctctcagaggatcagaattttcatataatatcatcggaagctgttacaacgggaaaatgtgaaacttttgtcactttttaacatggaatttcatctttgagcgtttcaagcggactttaataaaatagttatttgcgaattaagcagcggaagacactcaccggttcaacatgtgtatggtcattaaacctcaaaacatttcagtaagtggtttagacaaacacctcggaaatgtgagggtgactggtttgtagctgaagagtttttttctaaagtgtgttctaaatacaaatgacgtactggtaatgatgtaatgagttgttctaatcttgttcttggaactcttgctgttccaagcttgttcttagcaagtcttggtgacgagaacaaagactatcaatgaaatctttagaaataacctctgagaacgacgacgatgacgacgacgacgacgataacaacaacaacaacaaatgacatcgacgacgacgacgacaacaacaacaacaacaacaacaaatgacatcgacgacgacgacgacaacaacaacaacaacaacaacaacaacaacaacaacaacaacaacaaaaacaacaacacgagaacaacaacaatcacgacaacgaacatgacaacaacaacaccaacaactacgacgacaactacaacgactgggttatgatgacatcaccaatgatttatcaaatgttcagtgtcaaggctgttaaaaaatcgttaaatcctatttcttcactgattcttatgaaattttaaaggtaggtttgttgtccccaacttattttcactccatacttttccagaagaaaaacataattttggcagttaaaaaccgttaaatttcaattcttcaccgatatttatgaaattttgtgggtaggttcgttgtccccaactgattttcactctatacttttccagaagaaagacataattttggcagttaaaaaacgttaaatttcaattcttcacctatctttatgaaatttagtgggtgggtccgttgtcccaaactgaattttaagacatacttttccagacaaaaaaccttatttttggcagttaaaaaccgttaaatctcaattcttcatcgatatttatgaaattttgtgggtaggttcgttgtccccaactgattttcactccatacttttccagaagaaaaacataattttggcagttaaaaaccgttacatttaaattttcacctatctttatgaaatttagtgggtgggtccgttgtcccaaactgaatttcaagacaaactattccagtcaaaaaaaacttatttttggcagttaaaaaccgttaagtctcaattctacaccgatatttatgacattttgtgggtaggtttgttgtcagatttgacatgatggcagaattgaaagtgtgagatatcctgatgtttcacaatttatgctgcataattcagccccataggcgcttgaattttaggtggagttgggttttttttcagcccaaaccagtaacccccacatggttttcatgtccctttctgagagacttcaagaagtttcaatttgacgtcatgattagcctgccgcattagcaagtatgaaaacacgtcatcgatgacacattttaagacagagagagagagagagagagagagagagagagagagagagagagagagaatcatgtacacacagatggacgacttcgcttggggtatgtactgcccggcagtacacatctactttattattgtatcatgtttaattgaataaaaacttgtttaaaccatcaACACCACGCCCCCTACAACGCGCATGAGCAAGTGCAGGGTGGCGAGACGCGTGATGTTGTACGACGCCAGCGTTCTCTCATCCTCCAGCTGCTTGCCGTTGAAGATGAGTCGCTGCATATCCGGGGGgatctcctccctctcctccacCTGTCGTTTCAACTGCAGCACGGTGTCCGATGCATTCACGTCCAGCGTCACGGTCTTGCCGATCAGCGACTTCACGAAGATCTGCATCTGGGGAAAGGTcaaagaattgaaatttataaGGATTATCCTTTCATCTTGGACACATGCCAAATATGTACATACtgcatgactgtgtgtgtgtgtgtgtgtgtgtgtgtgtgtgtgtgtgtgtgtgtcagtgtgtgtgtgtgtgtgtgtgtgtgtgtgtgtgtgtgtgtgtgtgtgtgtgtgtcagtgtgcgtgcgtgtgtgtgtgtgtgtgtgtgttttcagagatggatctcgatctctctccgtctctctctctctctctctctctctctctctctctctctctctctctctctctctctctctctctctctctccctctctctctcttattttgatgttttactagtttaatactttgattagatactgttccttttaggtatgaaatgatagcatgtgcatgtgtttaggtatgcgagcgcacgctcgcgcgcgcgaacatgtgtgtgtgtgtatatgtgtgcatgtgtgggtgtgcatgtgtgtgtgtttgttgtgtgtgtgtgtgtgtgtgtgtgtgtgtgtgtgtgtgtgtgtgtgcgtgtgtgtgtaaacgagggtgtgtgtgtggatgtgtgtgtgtgtggatgtgcgcagtctttgctttcgtttacaattattctctgtagtatgttccaaggacaggttggaagattaggctaagcctaaaacctttatccttatgtaataaagttctgagttctgagttctgagttctctctctctctctctctctctctctctctctctctctctctctctctctctctctctctctctctctctctttctctctctctctctctctctctctctctgtctctctctctctctctctctctctttctctcgagtctctctctttcaacacacacacacacacaaatacacacacaatcatacacacacacacacacacactcacacacatacatacacacgcacacacacgcacacacacacacacacacacacctttaccaccatcaccaccactttCGTCACCTCCCTCTCGCCTACTCAatcaatgcacacacaaaaatcgggAATTACCGGAACGACAGAGCGAATAAGCAAGTGCAGAGTGTCCCCATCCTTGACACTGTAGCTGGTCAGCGAGCGGCCATCGTCCATCTGCACGTCCCTTCCATACAGCAACCTCTGTTTGTGTTGGGGAAAGTCCGGTTCCTTCTCCTCCACCTTGGCTTTGACTGTCGCCACCGTGTCTGATGGAGACACCTCCACCGTAATGGTTTTGCCCACAAGCGTTTTAACGTGGATTTTCATCTGAAATTCACACACAAACGTTACCGTAATGGTTTTGTCCACAAGCGTTTTAACGTGGATTTTCATCTGAAATTCACACTAAAAAATTAATCAACCATTGTGATTGTCTTGATGGCGTGCTGTTTGGACATccaaaataatgacaaaaacgatgttttttggtggcttgttgtcagaccagcattttttgttggtcctcggggagcatatcgccttcgGTTTTCATCTTTCTCTACCTCGATCGGCCTACCGAAGACGATAATTATGCTGGTCAGTCAACAAGCCACCACACATCTTATCATGTCTGTGTCACACTTCCGTTACGCTGTTTGGAGGGGTGgggtgagggggtggggtgggggggtggggtgggggagggggagggggaggggggtaggggggggcaATGGGCGGGGGCTGCGGGCTCTCTCTCATAAAAATAAACTAGTATACACGTTTTCCTTTAATTCCTATGTACACAACCAAGTACATCTCAGCAGGTCTGTCCAATCTGTCACACGGGGTAAGAATACATgcttccacttggacgcataccataAATAAATAGTCTGGCTATTTCCTATACTGAGTCGGATTGTTAGCGGGAATAATTTCGGTGTGAAATGGGTATCAGTTCCGAAATAAATTCAGCAAAAAAACGCCCTCTATAATATAAAAAGTAAGCTTAGCAGTGGCAAGACTTTtctgtatgtgtccaagtgggagTATCGTAaaaggtaaaagcctggacagccTATGGT
The sequence above is a segment of the Littorina saxatilis isolate snail1 linkage group LG3, US_GU_Lsax_2.0, whole genome shotgun sequence genome. Coding sequences within it:
- the LOC138962942 gene encoding polyubiquitin-like; protein product: MKIHVKTLVGKTITVEVSPSDTVATVKAKVEEKEPDFPQHKQRLLYGRDVQMDDGRSLTSYSVKDGDTLHLLIRSVVPMQIFVKSLIGKTVTLDVNASDTVLQLKRQVEEREEIPPDMQRLIFNGKQLEDERTLASYNITRLATLHLLMRVVGGVVLMV